The Podarcis muralis chromosome 10, rPodMur119.hap1.1, whole genome shotgun sequence genome includes a region encoding these proteins:
- the APPL2 gene encoding DCC-interacting protein 13-beta isoform X1 encodes MPAVDRLRLEEALQDSPQTRSLLSVFEEDAGTLTEYTNQLLQAMQRVYGAQNEMCLATQQLSKQLLAYEKQNFALGKGDEEVISTLQYFSKVVDELNILHTELAKQLADTMVLPIIQFREKDLTEVSTLKDLFSLASNEHDVSMAKYSRLPKKRENEKLKAEVAKEVASARRKQHLSSLQYYCALNALQYRKRIAMLEPMLGYTRSQIKFFKKGAEMFTKKMDSFLTSVSSMVESVQGELDTEAEAMRVSQQDLLSVGESVYTPDFDAASPLINRNLIQKAGYLNLRNKTGLVTTTWDRLYFFTQGGNLMCQPRGAVAGGLIQDLDNCSVMAVDCEDRRYCFQITTPTGKPGITLQAESKKEYEEWICAINNISRQIYLTDNPEAVAIRLNQTALQAVTPITSFGKKQENQSPSQDVKNVEMQNDWAAPNEPASIPEPTELIAPGTPIQFDIVLPATEFLDQNRGGRRTNPFGESEDGKKEDEADSLLQQMFVVRFLGSMAVKSDHTVEVIYEAMRQVLAARAIHNIFRTTESHLLVTSNDLKLIDPQTQVTRISFELASVTQFAAHQENKRLIGFVVPISESPGEESMSAYVFESNTEGEKICYAINLGKEIIEARKDPEALAQLMSSVPLTNDGKFVLLNEQSEEDNTVQGDGQEESEA; translated from the exons ATGCCCGCCGTCGACAGGCTTCGCCTGGAAGAGGCTTTGCAGGATAGCCCGCAG ACGCGTTCTTTGCTGAGTGTGTTTGAAGAAGATGCGGGGACACTCACAGAATACACCAACCAGTTGCTTCAAGCAATGCAGCGAGTTTATGGGGCTCAG AATGAAATGTGCTTGGCAACCCAGCAGCTCTCCAAGCAGCTTCTTGCGTATGAGAAACAG AACTTTGCCCTGGGTAAAGGAGATGAAGAAGTGATATCCACCCTTCAGTACTTCTCAAAAGTTGTGGACGAG CTTAACATTCTGCACACCGAACTGGCCAAGCAGCTCGCAGACACCATGGTTCTCCCCATCATCCAGTTCCGTGAAAAAGACCTTACAG AAGTAAGCACTTTGAAGGATCTCTTCAGCCTTGCCAGCAATG AACACGACGTCTCCATGGCAAAGTACAGCAGGCtacccaaaaagagagagaatgaaaag CTAAAGGCGGAAGTTGCCAAAGAGGTAGCCAGCGCCCGGAGGAAGCAGCATCTCTCGTCGCTACAGTATTACTGTGCCCTTAATGCTTTACAGTACCGCAAGAGAATCGCCATGCTGGAGCCCATGCTGGGATATACGCGCTCCCAG ATTAAATTTTTTAAGAAGGGAGCTGAGATGTTCACCAAAAAAATGGACAGCTTTCTAACTTCAGTCTCAAGCATGGTTGAAAG TGTACAGGGAGAACTGGACACTGAGGCAGAAGCTATGCGGGTATCTCAGCAAGATCTGCTTTCGGTTGGCGAATCGGTGTACACGCCTGACTTTGACGCAGCGTCGCCTCTCATCAACAGAAACCTGATTCAGAAGGCTGGCTACCTTAACCTTAGAAA CAAAACAGGCCTGGTGACTACAACTTGGGACAGGCTGTACTTCTTCACTCAAGGTGGGAACCTGATGTGCCAGCCCAGGGGAGCCGTCGCCGGGGGACTGATCCAGGATCTGGACAACTGCTCTGTGATGGCAGTCGACTGCGAAGACCGACGTTACTGCTTTCAGATCACCACTCCTACAGGGAAACC aGGGATAACCCTTCAGGCAGAAAGCAAGAAAGAATATGAGGAG tgGATATGTGCAATCAACAACATCTCTCGGCAGATCTATCTTACTGACAATCCCGAA GCCGTGGCCATCAGGCTGAATCAGACAGCGCTGCAAGCCGTGACGCCAATcaccagctttgggaagaagcaGGAAAACCAATCCCCCAG CCAGGATGTGAAGAATGTGGAGATGCAGAATGACTGGGCAGCCCCAAACGAGCCGGCCAGCATTCCAGAACCCACTGAGTTAATTGCACCCGGAACGCCCATTCAGTTTGACATTGTGCTTCCCGCAACGGAGTTCCTGGATCAGAACAGGGGTGGCAG GCGCACAAACCCATTTGGAGAGTCAGAAGATGGCAAGAAAGAGGATGAGGCAG ATTCGCTCTTGCAGCAGATGTTTGTAGTCCGCTTTCTAGGATCGATGGCAGTCAAATCCGACCACACGGTTGAGGTGATCTATGAAGCCATGAGGCAGGTGCTGGCGGCTCGGGCCATCCACAACATTTTCCGCACAACGGAATCCCACCTCTTGGTCACCAGCAACGACCTGAA ATTAATAGATCCGCAAACCCAAGTTACGAGGATAAGT TTTGAACTTGCCAGTGTGACACAATTTGCTGCTCATCAAGAAAACAAGAGACTGATTGGGTTTGTGGTTCCCATCTCCGAGTCCCCAGGCGAAGAGTCCATGAGCGCTTACGTATTTGAGAGTAACACCGAAGGCGAAAAG ATTTGTTATGCAATAAACCTCGGGAAAGAAATCATTGAAGCTCGCAAG GATCCGGAAGCACTAGCTCAGTTAATGTCATCTGTGCCACTAACCAATGATGGGAAGTTTGTGCTCTTGAATGAGCAGTCAGAAGAGGACAACACAGTACAGGGAGATGGGCAGGAGGAGTCAGAAGCATaa
- the APPL2 gene encoding DCC-interacting protein 13-beta isoform X2 yields the protein MPAVDRLRLEEALQDSPQTRSLLSVFEEDAGTLTEYTNQLLQAMQRVYGAQNEMCLATQQLSKQLLAYEKQNFALGKGDEEVISTLQYFSKVVDELNILHTELAKQLADTMVLPIIQFREKDLTVSTLKDLFSLASNEHDVSMAKYSRLPKKRENEKLKAEVAKEVASARRKQHLSSLQYYCALNALQYRKRIAMLEPMLGYTRSQIKFFKKGAEMFTKKMDSFLTSVSSMVESVQGELDTEAEAMRVSQQDLLSVGESVYTPDFDAASPLINRNLIQKAGYLNLRNKTGLVTTTWDRLYFFTQGGNLMCQPRGAVAGGLIQDLDNCSVMAVDCEDRRYCFQITTPTGKPGITLQAESKKEYEEWICAINNISRQIYLTDNPEAVAIRLNQTALQAVTPITSFGKKQENQSPSQDVKNVEMQNDWAAPNEPASIPEPTELIAPGTPIQFDIVLPATEFLDQNRGGRRTNPFGESEDGKKEDEADSLLQQMFVVRFLGSMAVKSDHTVEVIYEAMRQVLAARAIHNIFRTTESHLLVTSNDLKLIDPQTQVTRISFELASVTQFAAHQENKRLIGFVVPISESPGEESMSAYVFESNTEGEKICYAINLGKEIIEARKDPEALAQLMSSVPLTNDGKFVLLNEQSEEDNTVQGDGQEESEA from the exons ATGCCCGCCGTCGACAGGCTTCGCCTGGAAGAGGCTTTGCAGGATAGCCCGCAG ACGCGTTCTTTGCTGAGTGTGTTTGAAGAAGATGCGGGGACACTCACAGAATACACCAACCAGTTGCTTCAAGCAATGCAGCGAGTTTATGGGGCTCAG AATGAAATGTGCTTGGCAACCCAGCAGCTCTCCAAGCAGCTTCTTGCGTATGAGAAACAG AACTTTGCCCTGGGTAAAGGAGATGAAGAAGTGATATCCACCCTTCAGTACTTCTCAAAAGTTGTGGACGAG CTTAACATTCTGCACACCGAACTGGCCAAGCAGCTCGCAGACACCATGGTTCTCCCCATCATCCAGTTCCGTGAAAAAGACCTTACAG TAAGCACTTTGAAGGATCTCTTCAGCCTTGCCAGCAATG AACACGACGTCTCCATGGCAAAGTACAGCAGGCtacccaaaaagagagagaatgaaaag CTAAAGGCGGAAGTTGCCAAAGAGGTAGCCAGCGCCCGGAGGAAGCAGCATCTCTCGTCGCTACAGTATTACTGTGCCCTTAATGCTTTACAGTACCGCAAGAGAATCGCCATGCTGGAGCCCATGCTGGGATATACGCGCTCCCAG ATTAAATTTTTTAAGAAGGGAGCTGAGATGTTCACCAAAAAAATGGACAGCTTTCTAACTTCAGTCTCAAGCATGGTTGAAAG TGTACAGGGAGAACTGGACACTGAGGCAGAAGCTATGCGGGTATCTCAGCAAGATCTGCTTTCGGTTGGCGAATCGGTGTACACGCCTGACTTTGACGCAGCGTCGCCTCTCATCAACAGAAACCTGATTCAGAAGGCTGGCTACCTTAACCTTAGAAA CAAAACAGGCCTGGTGACTACAACTTGGGACAGGCTGTACTTCTTCACTCAAGGTGGGAACCTGATGTGCCAGCCCAGGGGAGCCGTCGCCGGGGGACTGATCCAGGATCTGGACAACTGCTCTGTGATGGCAGTCGACTGCGAAGACCGACGTTACTGCTTTCAGATCACCACTCCTACAGGGAAACC aGGGATAACCCTTCAGGCAGAAAGCAAGAAAGAATATGAGGAG tgGATATGTGCAATCAACAACATCTCTCGGCAGATCTATCTTACTGACAATCCCGAA GCCGTGGCCATCAGGCTGAATCAGACAGCGCTGCAAGCCGTGACGCCAATcaccagctttgggaagaagcaGGAAAACCAATCCCCCAG CCAGGATGTGAAGAATGTGGAGATGCAGAATGACTGGGCAGCCCCAAACGAGCCGGCCAGCATTCCAGAACCCACTGAGTTAATTGCACCCGGAACGCCCATTCAGTTTGACATTGTGCTTCCCGCAACGGAGTTCCTGGATCAGAACAGGGGTGGCAG GCGCACAAACCCATTTGGAGAGTCAGAAGATGGCAAGAAAGAGGATGAGGCAG ATTCGCTCTTGCAGCAGATGTTTGTAGTCCGCTTTCTAGGATCGATGGCAGTCAAATCCGACCACACGGTTGAGGTGATCTATGAAGCCATGAGGCAGGTGCTGGCGGCTCGGGCCATCCACAACATTTTCCGCACAACGGAATCCCACCTCTTGGTCACCAGCAACGACCTGAA ATTAATAGATCCGCAAACCCAAGTTACGAGGATAAGT TTTGAACTTGCCAGTGTGACACAATTTGCTGCTCATCAAGAAAACAAGAGACTGATTGGGTTTGTGGTTCCCATCTCCGAGTCCCCAGGCGAAGAGTCCATGAGCGCTTACGTATTTGAGAGTAACACCGAAGGCGAAAAG ATTTGTTATGCAATAAACCTCGGGAAAGAAATCATTGAAGCTCGCAAG GATCCGGAAGCACTAGCTCAGTTAATGTCATCTGTGCCACTAACCAATGATGGGAAGTTTGTGCTCTTGAATGAGCAGTCAGAAGAGGACAACACAGTACAGGGAGATGGGCAGGAGGAGTCAGAAGCATaa